A genomic region of Pelodiscus sinensis isolate JC-2024 chromosome 1, ASM4963464v1, whole genome shotgun sequence contains the following coding sequences:
- the LOC102454174 gene encoding uncharacterized protein LOC102454174 isoform X1, translating into MAFSSLCYPECGVARPSPVSGTCNEPCVQQCPDSEVVIRPSPVAVTLPGPVLSTFPQQSEVAAVGEPVVGAGYGGSFANGGLYGYGGRYGGLFGYGGYGYGGRYGFGGYPGYGYGGYCGYPGFYGNGGFWGYPGRYAHGGYCGYPGYYGNGGYCGYPGFYGYGGVVGSGVSCHRYRSGNCAPC; encoded by the coding sequence ATGGCTTTCTCCAGCCTGTGCTATCCAGAATGCGgggtggcccggcccagccccgtctCTGGTACCTGCAACGAGCCGTGCGTTCAGCAGTGCCCTGACTCCGAAGTGGTGATCAGACCCTCCCCGGTTGCGGTGACCCTCCCCGGACCAGTTCTCAGCACCTTCCCTCAGCAGAGCGAAGTGGCAGCCGTAGGAGAACCTGTGGTGGGAGCCGGCTACGGGGGCTCCTTCGCTAACGGGGGATTGTACGGCTATGGAGGCCGTTACGGAGGGTTGTTCGGTTATGGGGGTTATGGTTATGGAGGCCGTTACGGTTTTGGGGGATACCCAGGTTACGGTTATGGGGGATACTGCGGCTACCCAGGCTTTTATGGTAACGGAGGGTTCTGGGGCTACCCAGGACGTTATGCTCATGGGGGATACTGTGGCTACCCAGGCTATTATGGGAATGGGGGATACTGCGGCTACCCAGGCTTTTATGGCTACGGGGGAGTAGTCGGTTCCGGGGTGTCGTGCCACAGGTACCGCAGTGGAAACTGTGCACCTTGCTAA
- the LOC102454174 gene encoding feather keratin-like isoform X2: protein MAFSSLCYPECGVARPSPVSGTCNEPCVQQCPDSEVVIRPSPVAVTLPGPVLSTFPQQSEVAAVGEPVVGAGYGGSFANGGLYGYGGRYGGLFGYGGYGYGGRYGFGGYPGYYGNGGYCGYPGFYGYGGVVGSGVSCHRYRSGNCAPC from the exons ATGGCTTTCTCCAGCCTGTGCTATCCAGAATGCGgggtggcccggcccagccccgtctCTGGTACCTGCAACGAGCCGTGCGTTCAGCAGTGCCCTGACTCCGAAGTGGTGATCAGACCCTCCCCGGTTGCGGTGACCCTCCCCGGACCAGTTCTCAGCACCTTCCCTCAGCAGAGCGAAGTGGCAGCCGTAGGAGAACCTGTGGTGGGAGCCGGCTACGGGGGCTCCTTCGCTAACGGGGGATTGTACGGCTATGGAGGCCGTTACGGAGGGTTGTTCGGTTATGGGGGTTATGGTTATGGAGGCCGTTACGGTTTTGGGGGATACCCAG GCTATTATGGGAATGGGGGATACTGCGGCTACCCAGGCTTTTATGGCTACGGGGGAGTAGTCGGTTCCGGGGTGTCGTGCCACAGGTACCGCAGTGGAAACTGTGCACCTTGCTAA